Genomic segment of Streptomyces sp. NBC_01210:
CCGTACGCAGGGTGTCATCACCACCAAGGCGGCACTGGCCCTCCAGGGCCTCCCGGCCGGACCGCTCCGGCTCCCCCTGGTGGAGCTCTCCCCAGAGGAAACCGCGCAGCTCAAGATCGACCTCGCTGCCGGTGGGGTACAGCTCTAAACACAGACTTCACAACTGAATACGCAGAGAAACCCGACCGAAACGGTCGGACCCAAGACAACAGCAAGTGCACGAATGTCATGTACGCCACGTGCCTCAGCGGTACGTGGCGTGCGTGGTGAGGAGAGTCTTTTGAGTCATCCGCATCCTGAACTCGGCGCCCCGCCGAAGCTGCCCAAGGGCGGCCTGCGCGTCACCCCGCTCGGCGGCCTCGGCGAGATCGGCCGCAATATGACGGTCTTCGAGTACGACGGCCGGCTGCTGATCGTCGACTGCGGCGTCCTCTTCCCCGAGGAGGAGCAGCCCGGTATCGACCTGATCCTGCCGGACTTCACCACCATCCGGGACCGTCTCGACGACGTCGAGGGCATCGTGCTCACGCACGGCCACGAGGACCACATCGGCGGCGTCCCGTTCCTGCTCCGGCTGAAGCCCGACATCCCGCTGATCGGCTCCAAGCTGACCCTCGCCCTGATCGAGGCGAAGCTCCAGGAGCACCGCATCCGCCCGTACACCCTCGAGGTGACGGAGGGCCACCGCGAGCGCATCGGCCCGTTCGACTGCGAGTTCGTCGCGGTCAACCACTCCATCCCGGACGCGCTGGCCGTCGCCATCCGCACTCCTGCGGGCATGGTGGTCCACACAGGCGACTTCAAGATGGACCAGCTCCCGCTGGACCGCCGCCTCACGGACCTCCCGACCTTCGCCAAGCTGGGCGAAGAGGGCATCGACCTGCTGCTCTCGGACTCCACCAACGCCGAGGTCCCGGGCTTCGTCCCGCCCGAGCGGGACATTTCCAACGTCCTGCGGACGGTGTTCGCGAACGCCCAGAAGCGCATCATCGTGGCGAGCTTCGCCAGCCACGTCCACCGCATCCAGCAGATCCTCGACGCGGCCCATGAGTACGGACGCCGCGTGGCATTCGTCGGGCGCTCCATGGTCCGCAACATGGGCATCGCCCGTGACCTGGGATATCTGAAGGTTCCGGCCGGCCTCGTCGTCGACGTCAAGACACTCGACGACCTTCCGGACGACGAGGTCGTACTCGTCTGCACGGGCTCTCAGGGCGAGCCGATGGCGGCGCTCTCCCGGATGGCCAACCGCGACCACCAGATCCGCATCGTCCCCGGCGACACGGTGATCCTGGCGTCGTCCCTCATCCCGGGTAACGAGAACGCGGTCTACCGCGTGATCAACGGCTTGACCAGGTGGGGCGCGGACGTCGTCCACAAGGGCAACGCCAAGGTCCATGTCTCGGGCCACGCCTCGGCCGGCGAGCTCCTGTACTTCTACAACATCTGCAAGCCGAAGAACCTGATGCCGGTCCACGGCGAATGGCGCCACCTCCGGGCCAATGCCGAACTCGGCGCACTGACGGGTGTGCCGAAGGACCGCATCGTCATCGCGGAGGACGGCGTCGTCGTCGACCTCGTCGATGGCAAGGCCAAGATCGTCGGCAAGGTCCAGGCGGGCTATGTGTATGTCGACGGCCTCTCGGTCGGCGATGTCACCGAGGCCTCTTTGAAGGACCGCCGCATTCTGGGAGACGAGGGCATCATCTCGGTCTTCATCGTGGTCGACAGCACCTCCGGCAAGATCGTCGGCGGCCCGCACATCCAGGCCCGGGGCTCCGGTATTGACGACTCGGTGTTCAGCGGCGTTGTGCCCAAGATCGAAGAGGCGCTCAACAAGTCCGCACAGGACGGCGTCGTAGAACCCCACCAGCTGCAGCAACTCGTCCGCCGCTCGGTGGGCAAGTGGGTCTCCGACACCTACCGCCGGCGCCCGATGATCCTCCCTGTCGTCGTCGAGGTCTGACGCGTCAACCACGGGGCGGGGCCCTCGATTTGCATCGGGACGCCCCGCTCCAGTACGTTTACGTCTCCACCTGAACGGGAACCAAACGCACTTGTGCGCTCGGTTGCAGTCCCCGAACTGGGCGGGAATTCCGACTCAGAATCTCTGATAAAGTCGGATCAGCCGAAAGGCAAAAGGCCCCCAACGGCCACTGGAAACGAATTCCGAACCGGAAACGGAACGGGAAAAGAATCTGGTAAGGTTGGAAACACCGAAGGGAAGCGCCCGGAGGACCCCATGAAAAGGGTCTGAAGGAAGCGTCCGTTCCTTGAGAACTCAACAGCGTGCCAAAAGTCAACGCCAGATATGTTGATACCCCGGCCTGTTTCGGCAGGTTCGAGGTTCCTTTGAAAGTCCTGCTGCTGCTCTGCAGTGGCAGGCAATGACACAGCGAGGACGCTGTGAACAGTCGGTCTTATTCCGACCGGCTGTTCCGCTCTAAGTGGTGTTGATCCCGCGCTTTTAATTAAGCACAGTCGGGAAGACATTCATGGAGAGTTTGATCCTGGCTCAGGACGAACGCTGGCGGCGTGCTTAACACATGCAAGTCGAACGATGAAGCCCTTCGGGGTGGATTAGTGGCGAACGGGTGAGTAACACGTGGGCAATCTGCCCTTCACTCTGGGACAAGCCCTGGAAACGGGGTCTAATACCGGATAACACTCCTCCCTGCATGGGGAGGGGTTGAAAGCTCCGGCGGTGAAGGATGAGCCCGCGGCCTATCAGCTTGTTGGTGGGGTGATGGCCTACCAAGGCGACGACGGGTAGCCGGCCTGAGAGGGCGACCGGCCACACTGGGACTGAGACACGGCCCAGACTCCTACGGGAGGCAGCAGTGGGGAATATTGCACAATGGGCGAAAGCCTGATGCAGCGACGCCGCGTGAGGGATGACGGCCTTCGGGTTGTAAACCTCTTTCAGCAGGGAAGAAGCGAAAGTGACGGTACCTGCAGAAGAAGCGCCGGCTAACTACGTGCCAGCAGCCGCGGTAATACGTAGGGCGCAAGCGTTGTCCGGAATTATTGGGCGTAAAGAGCTCGTAGGCGGCTTGTCACGTCGGATGTGAAAGCCCGGGGCTTAACCCCGGGTCTGCATTCGATACGGGCTAGCTAGAGTGTGGTAGGGGAGATCGGAATTCCTGGTGTAGCGGTGAAATGCGCAGATATCAGGAGGAACACCGGTGGCGAAGGCGGATCTCTGGGCCATTACTGACGCTGAGGAGCGAAAGCGTGGGGAGCGAACAGGATTAGATACCCTGGTAGTCCACGCCGTAAACGTTGGGAACTAGGTGTTGGCGACATTCCACGTCGTCGGTGCCGCAGCTAACGCATTAAGTTCCCCGCCTGGGGAGTACGGCCGCAAGGCTAAAACTCAAAGGAATTGACGGGGGCCCGCACAAGCAGCGGAGCATGTGGCTTAATTCGACGCAACGCGAAGAACCTTACCAAGGCTTGACATATACCGGAAAGCATCAGAGATGGTGCCCCCCTTGTGGTCGGTATACAGGTGGTGCATGGCTGTCGTCAGCTCGTGTCGTGAGATGTTGGGTTAAGTCCCGCAACGAGCGCAACCCTTGTTCTGTGTTGCCAGCATGCCCTTCGGGGTGATGGGGACTCACAGGAGACTGCCGGGGTCAACTCGGAGGAAGGTGGGGACGACGTCAAGTCATCATGCCCCTTATGTCTTGGGCTGCACACGTGCTACAATGGCCGGTACAATGAGCTGCGATGCCGCGAGGCGGAGCGAATCTCAAAAAGCCGGTCTCAGTTCGGATTGGGGTCTGCAACTCGACCCCATGAAGTCGGAGTTGCTAGTAATCGCAGATCAGCATTGCTGCGGTGAATACGTTCCCGGGCCTTGTACACACCGCCCGTCACGTCACGAAAGTCGGTAACACCCGAAGCCGGTGGCCCAACCCCTTGTGGGAGGGAGCTGTCGAAGGTGGGACTGGCGATTGGGACGAAGTCGTAACAAGGTAGCCGTACCGGAAGGTGCGGCTGGATCACCTCCTTTCTAAGGAGCACTTCTTACCGGGCTTGCCCGGTCAGAGGCCAGAACACCGGCGAATGTCCGGTGCTGGTTGCTCATGGGTGGAACGTTGACTATTCGGCACGGTTTGCTGGCTTCACTAGTACTGCTTCGGCGTGGAACGTGAGAGTTGGTGGGTCGTGCCGGGCGCGCTGTTGGGTATCTGAGGGTGCGAGCGTGAGCTCGCCCTTCGCGATGCCGGCCCCAGTGAACTCGCTCGTGAGAGCGGGGTGGTGGGTGGCTGGTCGTTGTTTGAGAACTGCACAGTGGACGCGAGCATCTGTGGCCAAGTTTTTAAGGGCGCACGGTGGATGCCTTGGCACCAGGAACCGATGAAGGACGTGGGAGGCCACGATAGTCCCCGGGGAGCCGTCAACCAGGCTTTGATCCGGGGGTTTCCGAATGGGGAAACCCGGCAGTCGTCATGGGCTGTCACCCACTGCTGAACACATAGGCAGTGTGGAGGGAACGAGGGGAAGTGAAACATCTCAGTACCCTCAGGAAGAGAAAACAACCGTGATTCCGGGAGTAGTGGCGAGCGAAACCGGATGAGGCCAAACCGTATGCGTGTGATACCCGGCAGGGGTTGCGCATACGGGGTTGTGGGATCGCACTTCAACAGTCTGCCGGCTGTTGGGCGAGTCAGAAACCGTTGATGTAGGCGAAGGACATGCGAAAGGTCCGGCGTAGAGGGTAAGACCCCCGTAGCTGAAACATCAGCGGCTTGCTTGTGCGACACCCAAGTAGCACGGGGCCCGAGAAATCCCGTGTGAATCTGGCGGGACCACCCGCTAAGCCTAAATATTCCCTGGTGACCGATAGCGGATAGTACCGTGAGGGAATGGTGAAAAGTACCGCGGGAGCGGAGTGAAATAGTACCTGAAACCGTGTGCCTACAAGCCGTGGGAGCGTCGCTGTGTGTGCTTGCACATGCAGTCGTGACTGCGTGCCTTTTGAAGAATGAGCCTGCGAGTTTGCGGTGTGTTGCGAGGTTAACCCGTGTGGGGAAGCCGTAGCGAAAGCGAGTCCGAACAGGGCGATTCAGTAGCGCGCTCAAGACCCGAAGCGGAGTGATCTAGCCATGGGCAGGTTGAAGCGGAGGTAAGACTTCGTGGAGGACCGAACCCACCAGGGTTGAAAACCTGGGGGATGACCTGTGGTTAGGGGTGAAAGGCCAATCAAACTCCGTGATAGCTGGTTCTCCCCGAAATGCATTTAGGTGCAGCGTCGTGTGTTTCTTGCCGGAGGTAGAGCACTGGATAGGCGATGGGCCCTACCGGGTTACTGACCTTAGCCAAACTCCGAATGCCGGTAAGTGAGAGCGCGGCAGTGAGACTGTGGGGGATAAGCTCCATGGTCGAGAGGGAAACAGCCCAGAGCATCGACTAAGGCCCCTAAGCGTACGCTAAGTGGGAAAGGATGTGGAGTCGCAGAGACAACCAGGAGGTTGGCTTAGAAGCAGCCACCCTTGAAAGAGTGCGTAATAGCTCACTGGTCAAGTGATTCCGCGCCGACAATGTAGCGGGGCTCAAGCGTACCGCCGAAGTCGTGTCATTGCAGCAATAGGGCCAACGCCCGCTGTGATGGGTAGGGGAGCGTCGTGTGCCGGGTGAAGCCGCCGCGTAAGCGAGTGGTGGACGGTTCACGAGTGAGAATGCAGGCATGAGTAGCGATACACACGTGAGAAACGTGTGCGCCGATTGACTAAGGGTTCCTGGGTCAAGCTGATCTGCCCAGGGTAAGTCGGGACCTAAGGCGAGGCCGACAGGCGTAGTCGATGGACAACCGGTTGATATTCCGGTACCCGCTTTGAAACGCCCAGTATCGAGCCCATTAATGCTAAGGCCGTGAAGCCGCCCTGATCTCTTCGGAGTTGAGGGGAGTGGTGGAGCCGCCGGCCCAAGGTGGTAGTAGGTAAGCGATGGGGTGACGCAGGAAGGTAGTCCAGCCCGGGCGGTGGTTGTCCCGGGGTAAGGGTGTAGGCCGTGTGATAGGCAAATCCGTCACACATTAAGGCTGAGACCTGATGCCGAGCCGATTGTGGTGAAGTGGATGATCCTATGCTG
This window contains:
- a CDS encoding ribonuclease J: MSHPHPELGAPPKLPKGGLRVTPLGGLGEIGRNMTVFEYDGRLLIVDCGVLFPEEEQPGIDLILPDFTTIRDRLDDVEGIVLTHGHEDHIGGVPFLLRLKPDIPLIGSKLTLALIEAKLQEHRIRPYTLEVTEGHRERIGPFDCEFVAVNHSIPDALAVAIRTPAGMVVHTGDFKMDQLPLDRRLTDLPTFAKLGEEGIDLLLSDSTNAEVPGFVPPERDISNVLRTVFANAQKRIIVASFASHVHRIQQILDAAHEYGRRVAFVGRSMVRNMGIARDLGYLKVPAGLVVDVKTLDDLPDDEVVLVCTGSQGEPMAALSRMANRDHQIRIVPGDTVILASSLIPGNENAVYRVINGLTRWGADVVHKGNAKVHVSGHASAGELLYFYNICKPKNLMPVHGEWRHLRANAELGALTGVPKDRIVIAEDGVVVDLVDGKAKIVGKVQAGYVYVDGLSVGDVTEASLKDRRILGDEGIISVFIVVDSTSGKIVGGPHIQARGSGIDDSVFSGVVPKIEEALNKSAQDGVVEPHQLQQLVRRSVGKWVSDTYRRRPMILPVVVEV